In Leptolyngbya sp. O-77, the genomic window GCTATCCCGAAGCGGTGCAGCGGCTCGTGCTAATTGACAGCGCGGGCTATCGCAGCGGCCCAGCCTTTGCCAAACTGCTGCCAATGGCGATCGCCCGACAGGGAGCGCGGTTTTTGGCTCGTCCTACGGTGCGCCAAGACGTAACGCGGCGGGCATTTTACAATTCTCAACTGGCCACCGACAGCGCCTACGCCTGCGGGGCATTACACCTGGCAGAACCCCACTGGGAAACAGCCCTGGCCCAGTTCACTCGCAGCGGCGGCTACGGTTCATTTCGTTCTCAACTGTCCACGCTCCGTCCGCCCACGCTAATCCTCTGGGGCGACACAGACCGCATCTTGGGAACCCGCGACGCGCTTAGGCTAGCCCGCAGGATTCCCCAAAGTCAACTGATCTGGATTTCCCAATGCGGACATCTACCCCACCTCGAAAAGCCGCAGGAGGTCGCCACTGCAATCTGCCAGTTTTGCCAACCCAACGCCCAATGACAGACCTCCGTCTTTGGAGACTCGCGCACTGCTCACCCCAAAGCCTTAAACTAATCATGAAAACGACGTATCACCAGCTACAAAATGCTCCCCTAAGCGGTGATAGAACGAATCTGCTGGTGTGCGGACTGAATTTAAACTTTCAGGAGTGATCGATTAAATGAAAAAAGTAGAAGCGATTATTCGGCCCTTTAAGCTGGATGAAGTCAAAATTGCCCTGGTCAATGCGGGCATCGTGGGGATGACCGTTTCCGAAGTGCGTGGCTTTGGGCGGCAAAAGGGTCAAACCGAGCGCTACCGGGGATCGGAATACACCGTAGAGTTTTTACAAAAGCTGAAAATTGAGATTGTGGTGGAAGACGAGCAGGTAGACATGGTGGTGGAAAAGGTGATTGCCGCCGCCCGCACCGGAGAAATCGGCGACGGCAAG contains:
- a CDS encoding alpha/beta fold hydrolase, whose amino-acid sequence is MQSSTDLKLSIKDRITEPEAIALLEQMRREPIVTSLCSEAIATNLVQLGNGDPPILLLHGFDSSLLEFRRLMPLLAAYFNTWAIDLWGFGFTERRPDLDIHTTALRTHLHYAWKTLIGQPVVLVGVSMGGAAAIDFALRYPEAVQRLVLIDSAGYRSGPAFAKLLPMAIARQGARFLARPTVRQDVTRRAFYNSQLATDSAYACGALHLAEPHWETALAQFTRSGGYGSFRSQLSTLRPPTLILWGDTDRILGTRDALRLARRIPQSQLIWISQCGHLPHLEKPQEVATAICQFCQPNAQ
- a CDS encoding P-II family nitrogen regulator, with protein sequence MKKVEAIIRPFKLDEVKIALVNAGIVGMTVSEVRGFGRQKGQTERYRGSEYTVEFLQKLKIEIVVEDEQVDMVVEKVIAAARTGEIGDGKIFITPVDKIIRIRTGEANQEAI